The sequence below is a genomic window from Pseudorasbora parva isolate DD20220531a chromosome 4, ASM2467924v1, whole genome shotgun sequence.
TCGAAACCATTTTAAAAGTTCTCTTAACTTCACATGCCATTGTAAATCGCATGCGCAAGACACTAGGAAGGTGGAATAGAAAAACGAGGAGCAATGTCTGTCTAGTGTTTACATAGGATGTTTACATAGAAACATTAAGTTGAGACATATACACCAAAGAATAAGACATATCCATCAATTCAATAGGCTATGTTAGGCCTATAATTGTACTATTGAAAGATATACACTGAAGAGGTTGTGTTGGTCCCCATTTTGCTGCcagccctgacccattgaggcatgaactccactagaccccacaaggtgtgctgtggtatctggcaccaatatatTAGCagaagatcctttaagtcctgtaagttgcgaggtgtggcctccatggatcaaacttgtttgttcagcacatcccacagatgctcgacagGATTGAGATTTGGGAAATTTGGAGGCCTAATCAATGCCTCAAACTCGTTCGTGTGcttctcaaaccattcctgaatcatttgtgctttgtgtcaggagcattatcctgctggaagagctaCAGCCAacagggaataccatttccataAAAGGCTGTAAATGGTCtgtaacaatgcttaggtaggtggtgcgTGTCAacgtaacatccacatggatggaggactcAAGGTTTTTTTTGATGGAGGACCcaagaacattgcccaaagcatcatactccgctggcttgccttcttcccatagtgcattctggggccatgtgttccccagccacgcacacacacctggcaATCcaagtgatgtaaaagaaaatgtgattcctcagaccaggccaccttcttccattgctccgtggtccagttctgacgctcacgtgccactgttggagCTTTCGgcagggtcaggggtcagcatgggcaccctgactggtcagcagcTATGCcaccccatacgcaacaaactgagatgcactgtatattctgacacctttctatcagaaccagcattaacttattgagcagtttgagctccagtagctcgtctgtttgatcggaccccacgggccagccttcgctccccacgtgcatcaatgagccttggccgcccatgaccctgtggccggttctccactgttccttccttggagaaTTTGATAGATACTgcccactgcagaccgggaacagcccacaagagctgcagttttggagatgctctgacccagtcgtctagccgtcacaatctggcttTGACAAACTCggtcaaatccttatgcttgcccatttttcctgcttctaacacatcaactttgaggacaaaatgttaatttgttgcctaatatatcccacccactaacaggagccgtgatgaagagatcatcagtgttattcacttcacctgtcagtgatcataatgttatgcctgatcagtgtatatgtgGTATAGGGTATATATATAAGGTACATAAGATATAATTATATAACTATCAAAACTagtgaacaaaaaaaaatatatatattagtgtaaaaaaatatatatatatatattagtataaaTCTTCAAATAAAGATCAGGGACATACCTATATTTACAGTGAGATTAACTTTAGTGATGATGTGAGATCCACACCAGTATATCCCAgaatcctcttctctcagatcAGTGATGTCCACAGTAAAGACTCCAGTAGATGCTTCATCACTGAAAGACACTCGATCATCTCTGATCGTCTCCAATGAAACTCCATCCTTCACACACATGGAGGGTTCATGTGCTTTGCAGAAGCATTTCTGATGTTCCTCATGATGTTTGCACTGGATTGACATGTCGTCTCCTTCATACTTAGTCAAGTTCAGCTCTGGAAATGATTAGAAATATAAGAACATCAATTCACAGCCATAGTTTGACATATTGAGATGAATAAACCTTCCTCACCCTCGTTCATGATGACGATCAGATGAGTGTAAAGATAATTCACGTCTCTCTCTAATGTCACTGCACACCAGTATTTCCCAGCATCCTCTGCTGTCAGTCCAGTGATGGTCCCAGTGAAGACACTTGCAGTGGCGTCATCATTCAGAGTCAATCTGTCAGTCTTGGTCTCTTTCTCTTCTCTCACAGTCTCACTGAGAGTATTTCTATCTCTAGTGGAGCACTTCCCCTTACAGAGTGACTTTGACTTTGATTTATAGATTGAATCATAAGGGCAGAAGATCTCAGCAGATTCTCCTTCACGTCTCACTACTGGAGACactgcaaacacacaaacacagacatttaTCACACATGATTctgaatatacatatatatttggGTAAATATACATTTACCACGATGAAATGCTCTGTATTCACTCACTGATGAGGTTGAGCTGAATGTTGGTGGTCAGGGAGATGAAAGTCAAATATGTGTCTCTGGTTTCTGCTCCACACCAGTAAACTCCAGCATCTCTCACGCTCACATTACTGATGCTCACTGTAAAAACTCTCTCTTCATTTCTCTCAGATGAACCACTCATTTGTGTCACTGTAGATGTGCTGATGCTTTGGCAGATGTGATTATCATCCTCTTTACAGAAATAAACTTCATGTTCCTCTGGGATCTGACAGAAGATGTTGACTTCTTCACCAATATAAGCAGTTATACTCACACTCTTTGGATATTTTGCATCTATAAACCAAGattacaattaaattaaaatcagATCAGATTCAAGCATGCCAGCTAAAGTATATTGTGTTCCTCACCGTGTGTGACGTGCAGCTGAAGTTCAGTGAAGCTCTCAGTATAGTCAGACACATTCACTCCACACCTGTATGTTCCTGCATCTGCAGCTTTCAGCTCTCTAAAAAACACCATCAAGACTCCTGCTCTGGTGTCGTCATATAAAGAAACATCTCCATtctccatccattcatcctGAACTCCTGGATTCTTCCTCTCTGAACATCCATCTGACTCTTTACAGATGTATTTTGGCCTGGTTTTGTATTGAGGATGTTCACACTTGATCATCACACGACCTCCTGAGTGGCCAGTGACTCGAGACACGCCCACTTTAGCTGTTAATCACAAATATCTGACTAAATCAGTGTCTTCATCGAATATAAACTCTAGCAAGTATTAATACAGCAAATACTGATATACAGGTACTGGTcctataattaaaatataatcaaaaagttgatttattttactaattccaTTAAAAAAGGGAAACTTGTATATAATATTCATTGATTacattaggggtgaccccgaatctttgaagattcgatgcatcgatatgcggagcctgattcgaccaccgatctcacggtcgaatcttcgtgggtgttatgaaacgaggatcataccatttaggcaatatgggggtgctcaatattttaaagacgtgtcgtggcgctgagctgagcatcggtgtgcgacccctttaagggcactgagcttcgcaccgcgcctttaaaattagaacacgttaaatgagtgtacacacaccggcggcagaattcagcgcctgtccgcggccactcagcaagttgtttaaaatccttcCGCACCACAGAGTGCTTTCGTGCatctcatctgtcagtcaatttaaaattgagcttgcgtgtatataatgtgcgcgtcagatGGCGGTGTGAGATTCTGAGGCGCGGAcctgagcttcgcgtccttcACCCCCTTAGGCACAATCGgtacgtgcatgtaaacgctctcaaagtgttcttttcctctctaggcaggtattttttaggtttatttatcaaaatgttcttttatatatttgtgtgatgttctgtattttgatcgcggttttaacatgttatgagaaagcggtttattaatgtttatccaccacattaccttttggtctttttaaacctaaataagaaagccattgtcagttcgtctgtcagttggcaggcagttttggtcgctttattaaaagttgttgctgtgtgcagtgtgtaaaggaaaataaaaattgttttacccttctgctgacagtgtcgtgcccctcccaacccattcagaGATTATCTCTATGGTCGAtgatcagtcgaccatagagatattcgacaattctgattcaaatgtctaaatccttagtcaaGGACAGGCCTAGATTACATACAGattgatatatttaaaatgtttatttcttttaatttgttGATTAAACTGACAACtgaggaaaatcccaaattcagcatctcagaaaattagaatatcatgaaaagcttcaatattgaagacacctgatgccagactctaatcagctaattcaCTCCAAACatctgcaaaggcctttaaatgatttctcagtctagttctgtaggctacacaatcatggggaagactgctgacttgacagttgtccaaaagacgaccatttacaccttgcacaagaagggcaagacacaaaaggtcattgaaGAAGAcactggctgttcacagagctctgtgtcaaagcacattaatagagaggcgaaaGGAAGGAaaatatgtggtagaaaaagtgtacaagcaatagggataacctcACCCtagagaggattgtgaaacaaaacccattcaaaaatgtaggggagattcacaaaaagtggactgcagctggtgtcagtgcttcaagaaccactatgcACAGACATGGAAGATGTGTTTCAGCTGATTTATTCAGCCTTGTGTCAAGCCAATCTTAAACAAGagacagcgtcagaagcgtATCACCttggctaaagacaaaaaggactggactgctgctaagtggtccaaagttatgttcgctgttgaaagtaaattttttcatttcctttggaaatcagggtcctaGAGTCTGAAGGAAGAGAgaagaggcacacaatccacgttgcttgaggtccagtgtaacgTTTcgtcagtcagtgatggtttggggtgccatgtcatctgctggtgtcgGTCACTGTggtttctgaggtccaaggtcaacacagCCGAATACCCTGAAGTTTTAGAGCACGTCGTGTTTCCTGCTGCTGAGCAACTTTacggagatgcagatttcattttccaagaggacttggcacctgcacacagtgccaaagcaaccagtatcTGGTTTAAGGatcatggtatccctgttcttaattgcgCAGAAAAATCGCCTGACcataaccccatagaaaatatGTGGGTTATTGTGAagaagatgcgatatgccagacccaataatgcagaagagctgaaggccactatcagagcaacctgggctctcataacacctgagcagagcCACAGACTGACCGACTCCTGCCACACCGCATTGATGCAGTACTTCAGGCTAAAGGAGCTGCGATAAGTactgagtgctgtacatgctcatacgttcatgttcatacttttcagttggccaagatttctaaaagtctttctttgtattggtcttaacccttgtatggtgttcaggtctgttggacccgttttcattttttatcaaaataaaaatgatacgaataattatttttttcaaactgagactcattggccttggctctttttctgtgaggaatatatatcagaatttttttcgaagaccacacactgtacacccccctacacatttatattacacacaggatggtgtgtgtgtgtgtgtgtgtgtgtgtgtgtgtgtgtgtgtgtgtgtgtttgtttttgtgacatatcaggacaaaagtATGAATACACACCAACAAAGTCAGGACATGTGTAGAAGTCAGGACCAAAATCGATGTCCTCATTTTTCTGAACACCTCACAGTGTTCTACAGCCTCAAATATACACCTGGTGCAAAAATCTCATTGGGCAAGAAATGTCACAATTTTAAGAAATCATCTGTGTAAGTGTGTATCACGTTTTTGCTCACTCACTGATACGCCAACTATAGGAAGTGTGAGGTACTGCGCTTGACGTTTACACACAGAGGAAGTGACATCAGAGATTTCACTTTAAGAAAAAATCACTTATAAAATGTTAATAGCTACACTTAGCCAGTGGTTGCCTATAAATAAATAGTGTTGGTCAGCAGTAACACAGTAAAAAATTCTAAAGAATGGACTTTAAACAGTACAATTTATAATTATCTACAACGTGATGTTTGGACGTATGCTGTAAGCTACCTCACGTTAGCACTCGTTACACAAGCTGGCTAAAATGCTAAATGCATAGCTAACCACATCCACTGAATCAGTTATGTAGCCATAGGTGTGGGCGATCTGGCGATTTTATATCTTGATCGATCTTGACGTCCACAATCTACTTTTCAAGCGAATCGTAGAGATCACGATCTTTTATGTCCTAGGGGGACTTTTGTTTTGACGGCGCTGAGAATGCCTGAGCATCAGAGCCCATATTCTCCGTGTTCATTAGTTCACGATCTCTGTGTAATAGTCAAATAATATCTAATACGCTATTAGATAAAACTGTTAAACAAAGAAAGTAAACGGTATGCGAAAAAAGTATTATAGTGTTTGCTTTTATATTTCTGAAAGGCGAACACTAATACCCCACCCAGCAAAAACCTGTTTGAAAGACGATATTGTCAGACGTTTAATCAACGTTCAAATTTGGTTGAAAGGTGAAAAGACGTCTATACAAGGACGTCCCACTTACGTCTAAATCTGGTTGTAAAGTGAGTTTAAAAGACGTCTTTTCTATGCATAATTTCAACCGTGATAATGCATTCATGGTTGAAATTAGGCCTGAAAAAGACgattatatttaatattcataATTAGTCAAAATAAGGCAATTCACAAGAGTACCATTTATTGACACATAAAAACACTTTCCTGATCACATATTAAACTTGCATGTGATCAAACATactgtaaaaacaataatattgtgaaatattactacacaaaataacttttatatatGAATACATTGAATATTCCTGTTATCAAAGCTGAACTCTTCAGTGtcagatccttcagaaatcattcttgatttgatgctcaatatCAATGTTGATAACAGTTTTGCTGCTTCACTTTgtgcagaacacaaatgaagatatttttagcAGATGCCTTGTATgcacaaaataacaaaaacacttATGTCTTTATTCACAAATGATGTATCTCTGACGCATGTTCACAAGCATGCCTCACGCCAACACAACACGGATGCatatattttgtgaaaaaaacacacaacacaaagcATTcacgtcgcttcataaaatcgaggttaaaccactggagtcataATGGATTactttagccccgtttccaccaaaattacccggaacaatttgtaccaggaacttttttacaggaacttttctcccccccagacctgcaactgtctgcgtttcgaccgcgataaagttccgtgaagattaggcaaattagtccggtgatgtaggactgcgcgcgactgctcctccaagccagtgacggacaaggctgtcactttttattcgatattcgaatatgcattcgaagttgacgtgaaatatccgtaatcgaactataaataaactatccggtttttaaagtgccatgtagcgcaattttttttttactgtcggtgcgtttacatggagcactgtaatcagtttaaaagtccaatctgaaggaaaatgctccatataaacacctcaatcgtaataaaaatgcccaaactgaatgaaattgtaatcgttttgagatgggtggataaatcttttcatgaatcaatcaaacgaaacatttcaccatgtaaatgacctgaccggattacttttgagtgtgcgtccttatgtgacAACAGCGCGCGCCccactgaagagcacacgtcgtgctcatgcaccaagcatgacaagagaggaaaatacatttttctgagggataatctttttatttcataagaagttatgaagataatgttggcataatgacactgtccctaagcctatgtaagcaaacaatcaacttcttcaactgcgcctgacattagaattaatttttttctgagatgattattacactttacaacaaatgaatagcttttataaaaccgtaaagtcctggtggccgttgagagttgctatggcatccgtaaacacattccagctgctggagatgacggcgttgtagataattgaatatattcgaatgccttgcttgatatttgatatccgttcgaattagatttttttcaaaaatgacagccctagcggacagtaatcatttttgtgtgtaccgattgaaagatttagtggatttagttattataagctatttatttgtttaaataatcatctcagaaaaaataataattattctgtcaggcgcagttaaagtaaaaaactGCCTgcggcaatatacgctgtgtcattactccaacattatcttcattatcttataacttacgaaataaaaagttaacccctcagaaaaattaactttcctctcttgtcaacatgagtgcggcgtgtaagacttttaaaaatgccgagttgaacctaaatgctgcgtgagctcaaccaatcagcatgttcagcgcccaagtcccgccctcgaaagttcctgaactttgaaaaagtactaccccgcgagcagggccgtttggagggggaaatatttacccggaacttcatttagaccctggttcctgcggtctaaacacacgaagtaccacccaaagttcctagttcctgggtaaagttcctgtggtggaaacggggcttttgaTGTCTACTACCTTTCTAAGGTAAACTGTGAAATGGGggaggacagaaatctctcagatttcattaaaaagatgaTGACCAAAAGTCTCACAGGTTTGGAAAAGCATGAAGGTGAGTGATGAAAATTTTTGGTTACATTTTATACATTAGGCAAATCAATCAACATATCAATAAACCGCTTGTTCTTCTGCTCCTTCCACCATCCCAATCCGGACTATTGAGCCACGACAGAAGCTTCCACTTTGAATAGTTTAGCCAGGCTGTTTTTCTCCAGCACCTAAAGTGAGAAAGAAAACAATAacccaaatgtaaatgtaaacacaaaacaaaattgGTTGTCTATTAGGGCATTTCCACCTCAGGGCACAAAATGATTAAAACTGAAAACTGAAATTGAAAACTGATTAATAGCACGAGAACAATTTACTaaaattttcaacacacttttGTTACTTTCTCTACATTGCAAATGTTGTACAATTAAAATAACTCTGCAAGTACTACAAAAAAGTAAACTACTGAACTACTGAAAAGGATGGTAGACTGGAAATATGGTCATCTTGTACTCACCCTCCTCATGTCATCATCAATTGAAACTGGGAACCTGCACACACTGTAAGAAGATGCAGTGGCCTGTGGCTGAGTGGCCTTTGGTTTTATTTAGCTGTATTTGACAAACAAAAGGGGAAAAAGATGTAACATCActgaatatttcaaaatattttacatttctgtACAAATTAAagtgttactcattcttcagatataaatacatatagacagatagatattaatatacatatattaggGAAGCACCAATACCATTTTTTCAGAACCGATCCGATATTAAAAATTCTGAGTATCGGTCGATACCAATACTAAACTGATACCAATCCGATACCAAtactgttttgtttaaaaatgtatgtagaATTTCTATACCTCAGTCTGTTGAACTGATAATCACTCTTTTTTgagttaaacacaatcaaacaaATACAGACaacttcattattttttatataaatatataaaatcacaATCTATGACAAAATACTACTATAGATggtgaataaattagattagtgGATAATTCAGCAGAAAAAGTTACAAAATCACGAGTGCACAATACTTGTATACAATCGAAACATTTAGTGAGgaaaaataaaggaaaccacAAAGGTGAATAGGTGTAGCTGTAAAATCTGGtaaaatgttacacaaaatatattcatgaaaaccaagtaaatatattagaaatagggcctatatactaagaaattacattaattttaaatgtatagcatgtatttttaatggggcagcaacatattatagatagggcagaacaagaaaggcttTTAATAAGGCTTTCACAGCgcaaaagtattataatatagAGCGGCACAAAGCACGTATGAGCATTGCGTGTGCAGGACGATCCGCTTGAAGCAACACGGAGTCACAGTGCCGCGCTATGTCCGCATGGAGAAGTTCAAAACAAGATCAACGCGTAGTGTATCTGTgctagggctggacaataattcaatatcaatatatatcgcgatataatttttttcaataacggtgatatgatttttaaacacatttccgatatttcgatatgactgacgttcagggctcatgccatcagaaagagcagaacacgattggcttcttgcgtgatgacgtaggCCTACACCACGGACTTTACCTTACGCACCACGGTTTTAGCTACAaagagagtttccctgaccgcaacacaaatgtgactgaacgagcttccacaagtaaggagaaataaatagttgataagagaagaaagactaactttctttagtggcgtggaagttcgtctatctaaagcactattcgcacgggattagtattatctagggacctctgtgatttagacattactccacatctgagttttgcgtggcgcattcgcacgggataagcaaagcctgtgattttactcgaatttactgacttctcccggatatgattttcgttatagatagctgtatgaaatcataaacaggcatcgatattgttttgattattttacagtagcctaataaataaatataatttcgttcagttagtgaacagacgccatgaactgagctcagaccagcggcaggaatcagatttcatttatcacgagtaggAAGCTGAcgatatacggcggaagattcagtttcaaaactaaatgtaaaagcgcctatttaaacaagattgtcattgtactgtactgttctgttctgtttttcattcagaacagtattgatgttaatattaaacacaccattcaatcagattactctcaaattgatactcattctaaagtgaaagtataatccgtgcgggCGCGGCTGCACGTGAATGACtgaacggtgcgcattatgaatgcagactttattcgtcgtgaaagataaagatagaaatgctcacaggaagaaaaaaagcttgcaaaaagtatatacaatccgcctaatcctggccaaatcacagagatgtcgattcgcacgggactaatgttatcacaggacctcgtgTTCGGTGAaatggtaggtaatttgcgggggaatttttactttacaaattacagacatggccgattcgcacgggattaagatcaccgacattctctgcaattattacaaatcaccagaggtccttAGATAAcactagtcccgtgcgaatgtgGCTTAAGATCTGATATTAAACTTCAGGTTTCAGTGTGCTGCAAAATGTGCCGGAGAGGTGCCGACTAtgggtgtaacaatacatcgacatagacgcatcaatctaatgtctaacaacgatgccaagcgttacaaataatccatgtagactattcgtgtaagaggcaagtggcacatttgttttaatactttccacatttgcacacaatgtcatgtattaacaccaatgcgttcattctcgtttaaattacctttcaatgcttgtgaaagacggtcagacatggcttcacgaTAATGTATCATTTGCTcgtgtttaaagccttgccaaagcagcgtgcactcatctcaaacagagcacaaataagccactgaattgagtgttattttatttatttttttgtgcatcagtagataaaggtatagttttgcataaaaggagaatatagcgctatgaatcgttcttcactgaaatttataacttaaaagaaaatgctcaataaactgtgtctgcgaagtgagagtcttgtttatttgatggtgatttcacatttcttgttcgtataaaggctaaatacaaataaaaggtgaacattaatttatttgtaccgttt
It includes:
- the LOC137072674 gene encoding polymeric immunoglobulin receptor-like — protein: MKILLIFLTFYLISGAVRCFSVTGYSGASLLVDSQKLWYSSSAKYVVKHDPWRTIVNYRKHNEWISEGRFVLFCNKYGNLMIFIRELNTHDAGKYRIRVLNKWYIDITLNVNTDSCCKVPKTVKVKIGETAAFSCEYSQNHINDPKIIFKEQHNSIDELIHTSSTLNMEGRLSVSDDRHNKLMTVRITAVTPDDGGVYLCGVWIYRLFYSISGKVRLHIMAKVGVSRVTGHSGGRVMIKCEHPQYKTRPKYICKESDGCSERKNPGVQDEWMENGDVSLYDDTRAGVLMVFFRELKAADAGTYRCGVNVSDYTESFTELQLHVTHDAKYPKSVSITAYIGEEVNIFCQIPEEHEVYFCKEDDNHICQSISTSTVTQMSGSSERNEERVFTVSISNVSVRDAGVYWCGAETRDTYLTFISLTTNIQLNLIMSPVVRREGESAEIFCPYDSIYKSKSKSLCKGKCSTRDRNTLSETVREEKETKTDRLTLNDDATASVFTGTITGLTAEDAGKYWCAVTLERDVNYLYTHLIVIMNEELNLTKYEGDDMSIQCKHHEEHQKCFCKAHEPSMCVKDGVSLETIRDDRVSFSDEASTGVFTVDITDLREEDSGIYWCGSHIITKVNLTVNIDFFLINIISMCSTLLLIGGFTVTECLLR